A single genomic interval of Zingiber officinale cultivar Zhangliang chromosome 4A, Zo_v1.1, whole genome shotgun sequence harbors:
- the LOC121972725 gene encoding agglutinin-2-like: MCRSRILISTFVICFLAGFPSSSSLSFNFASFPNDVFVSDILLQGDADNGNGGIELTKDTLIGTVAESGGRASYQKDIFLLWDAQTMQLSDFTTRFVFDIRPQAQTNFTGDGLAFFLSVPMLHVPNNSLGGSLGLFTWSPHLPTPPENTTVAVEFDTFSNGEIVNDPAGSHIGIDINSVNSTVTASWSNFMGKTTGKLEQFYEGFFTGK; the protein is encoded by the coding sequence ATGTGTAGATCAAGGATTTTGATCTCTACGTTCGTGATTTGTTTCTTAGCCGGCTTTCCTTCCTCGAGCTCTCTCTCGTTCAACTTCGCTAGCTTCCCAAACGATGTCTTCGTGTCCGATATCCTTCTCCAAGGCGATGCGGATAACGGCAATGGTGGCATCGAGCTCACCAAAGACACCTTAATCGGAACGGTCGCCGAGAGTGGGGGCAGAGCGAGCTACCAGAAGGATATCTTCCTCCTCTGGGACGCGCAAACCATGCAGCTGTCAGATTTCACTACTCGTTTTGTCTTCGACATCAGGCCTCAGGCGCAGACTAATTTTACCGGCGACGGCCTCGCTTTCTTCTTGTCGGTGCCGATGCTCCATGTCCCCAACAATTCCTTAGGCGGCAGCCTGGGCCTCTTTACTTGGTCACCTCATCTTCCCACACCCCCGGAGAACACAACGGTGGCGGTGGAGTTCGATACATTCTCAAATGGCGAGATCGTTAATGACCCGGCTGGAAGCCACATCGGAATCGACATCAACTCAGTGAACTCGACGGTGACGGCAAGTTGGAGCAATTTTATGGGAAAGACGACCGGCAAGTTGGAGCAATTTTATGAAGGTTTTTTCACCGGCAAGTAA
- the LOC121972724 gene encoding ethylene-responsive transcription factor WRI1-like, with the protein MASCPSTTSSSSSSSSPSNVFQVTKSRRPRLTKKASDSEEEKKNLDNGKRKRSSSFRGVTRHRRTGRFEARLWDKNPLQNKKGKEGAFGDEEAAARTYDLAALKYRGPETALNFPFDTYRKDYEEMQRMSKEDYVASLRRRSNGFSRGVSKYRGVFRHQHKGRWEARIGVFGNKNRYLGTFSSQEDAARAYDRAAIQFRGPNAVTNFDISNYMNCQKVPATATNTPEAPPPEVNQDYYDSEEANAAAILMSLRTEMAVEKFG; encoded by the exons ATGGCAAGCTGTCcttccaccacctcctcctcctcctcctcttcctcccccTCCAATGTGTTTCAAGTGACCAAATCCAGGAGGCCAAGGCTCACCAAGAAAGCTTCCGActcggaggaggagaagaagaatttgGACAACGGAAAACGCAAGAGAAGCTCTTCTTTCAGAGGCGTCACCAg GCATAGAAGGACTGGGAGGTTTGAAGCTCGCCTATGGGACAAGAACCCCCTTCAGAACAAGAAAGGTAAG GAAGGGGCTTTTGGTGATGAAGAAGCTGCTGCTAGGACGTATGATCTTGCTGCACTCAAATATCGGGGTCCTGAAACAGCTCTGAATTTTCCT TTTGATACGTACAGAAAGGACTACGAAGAGATGCAAAGGATGTCGAAGGAGGATTACGTGGCTTCTCTCAGGCGCAGGAGCAATGGGTTCTCAAGAGGCGTTTCAAAGTACCGCGGGGTGTTCAG GCACCAGCACAAAGGGAGGTGGGAGGCGAGAATTGGAGTTTTTGGCAACAAGAATCGCTATCTGGGAACCTTCA GCTCACAGGAGGATGCAGCCCGAGCTTACGACCGCGCGGCGATCCAGTTCAGAGGCCCCAACGCAGTCACCAACTTCGACATCAGCAACTACATGAACTGCCAGAAGGTACCTGCCACAGCCACGAACACTCCGGAAGCTCCTCCTCCGGAGGTGAACCAAGATTACTACGACTCTGAGGAAGCAAACGCCGCTGCAATTTTGATGAGTCTGCGAACTGAGATGGCGGTCGAAAAATTTGGGTGA